A stretch of Neisseria subflava DNA encodes these proteins:
- the cas3 gene encoding CRISPR-associated helicase Cas3': MKFTFIAHVRQTDKCPQSVQTHLIETSELAKIFARKLNLEPVGELLGLMHDFGKYSRKFQKYIHDETSLFNPDLDDEESTPNGSKVDHSTAGAQWVYRELRKSDKSNKHGDEIKDKGIGELCGQILGLCIASHHGEGLIDCLDGEGNPKWIERFNKTDELTHLAECEQNADEVVQQKARELAGENLIRSLRNAVKLILSDSTVNDKIKEFYLGCLTRFLFSCLIDADRINSSDFEREAQKKVRRLSEKPDWQSAIDKLETHLAGFGNRYPADKIRRQISDDCLKRAKDSQDREGDPQGIYTLTVPTGGGKTLASLRYALHHAQKHNLDRIIYIIPYTSIIDQNAEEVRKIYCLDLKEDDNGEFHSCRECSECEKWVLEHHSNLEPEKQSWQDKLLSENWDKPIVFTTMVQFLDAWFGGGTRGARHIHPMTNAVLIFDEIQTLPVKCVHLFCNVLNWLTTFGKSTAILCTATQPLLGESGLQNFPKDKRESIAARGLLRLPAHAEIMGTDEQREELYKKLSRVEIRFNEKVGGWNVEEAGAFLLEQFQTTPSCLFIVNTKKWAQELYQYSQRQNVPPEALFHLSTNQCAAHRKEIFDTIKARLKNKEPVICISTQLIEAGVDISMACVIRALGGLDSIAQAAGRCNRHGEKEGKGQVWVLNLQEQDFTRILPDIQAGKNHAERVFRDFAGQDILQPAAMERYFEYYFYQRSDEMVYQIGTKGEDNLLNLLSDNCRNKGASDKKSGMLKNHLLRKNDFYPLLMQSFKSAGRAFQAIDAPTRAVIVPYGEGRDLIASLCGEWDPKEMYRTLAKAQRYSVNVFPNVWKQLQENQALQEVQAGLGIYYLKDGHYTDEYGLSVDETGIMPTYTF; the protein is encoded by the coding sequence ATGAAATTTACTTTTATTGCACATGTTCGTCAAACGGATAAGTGTCCTCAATCTGTTCAAACCCATTTAATAGAAACGTCAGAACTTGCAAAAATATTTGCTCGAAAACTAAATTTAGAACCAGTGGGTGAGTTGCTCGGCCTCATGCATGATTTCGGTAAATATTCCCGAAAATTCCAGAAATATATCCACGATGAAACCAGTTTGTTTAATCCTGATTTGGATGATGAAGAAAGTACCCCTAACGGCAGTAAAGTGGATCATTCCACCGCTGGTGCGCAATGGGTTTACCGCGAATTGAGAAAATCTGATAAATCTAATAAACATGGAGATGAAATTAAAGATAAGGGCATCGGTGAACTGTGTGGACAGATATTAGGTTTGTGTATTGCCTCACACCACGGTGAAGGTTTGATTGACTGTTTGGATGGAGAAGGTAATCCGAAATGGATTGAGCGGTTTAATAAAACTGATGAACTGACGCATTTGGCGGAATGCGAGCAAAATGCCGATGAAGTCGTTCAACAGAAAGCACGTGAATTGGCAGGAGAAAACCTAATTCGCAGCCTGCGGAATGCGGTGAAGTTGATTCTTTCCGACTCAACAGTCAATGACAAAATCAAAGAGTTTTATCTCGGCTGCCTAACCCGCTTTCTATTTAGTTGCCTGATTGATGCCGACCGTATCAACAGCTCGGATTTTGAACGGGAAGCGCAGAAAAAAGTCCGTCGCTTGAGCGAAAAACCAGATTGGCAATCGGCGATTGATAAATTGGAAACGCATTTGGCGGGTTTCGGAAACCGTTATCCTGCTGATAAAATCCGCCGCCAAATATCTGATGATTGTCTAAAAAGGGCAAAAGATTCCCAAGATAGGGAAGGAGACCCTCAAGGCATTTATACACTCACAGTGCCGACCGGCGGCGGCAAAACATTGGCCAGTCTGCGCTATGCCCTCCATCATGCGCAAAAGCACAATCTCGACCGTATTATCTACATCATTCCCTATACTTCCATCATTGATCAAAATGCGGAAGAAGTTCGTAAAATTTATTGTTTAGATTTGAAAGAAGATGACAATGGTGAATTTCATTCATGTAGAGAATGTTCAGAATGTGAGAAGTGGGTGCTCGAACACCATTCCAATTTAGAACCTGAAAAACAAAGCTGGCAGGACAAACTGCTGTCCGAAAACTGGGACAAGCCTATTGTGTTTACTACCATGGTGCAGTTTTTGGACGCATGGTTTGGCGGCGGCACACGCGGCGCGCGGCACATCCATCCGATGACCAATGCGGTGCTGATTTTTGACGAAATTCAAACCCTGCCTGTGAAATGCGTACATTTGTTTTGCAACGTATTGAACTGGCTGACGACATTTGGCAAAAGCACGGCGATTTTGTGTACGGCGACGCAGCCTTTGCTCGGCGAATCAGGCTTGCAGAATTTCCCAAAAGATAAAAGGGAAAGCATTGCCGCGCGCGGTTTGTTAAGGTTACCTGCACATGCCGAAATCATGGGAACTGATGAGCAAAGAGAAGAGCTTTATAAAAAGTTATCCCGCGTGGAAATTCGATTTAACGAAAAAGTGGGAGGCTGGAATGTAGAAGAAGCAGGCGCGTTCTTGCTGGAACAGTTTCAGACGACTCCAAGCTGCCTATTTATCGTCAATACCAAAAAATGGGCGCAGGAGCTTTATCAATATTCCCAAAGGCAGAATGTGCCGCCCGAGGCCTTGTTTCATTTAAGCACCAACCAATGCGCAGCACACCGCAAAGAGATTTTTGATACCATCAAAGCTCGTCTGAAAAACAAAGAACCTGTTATCTGCATCAGCACCCAGTTAATTGAAGCCGGTGTGGATATTTCCATGGCTTGCGTGATTCGTGCCTTAGGTGGGCTGGATAGCATTGCTCAAGCAGCGGGGCGTTGTAACCGCCACGGCGAGAAGGAAGGCAAGGGGCAGGTTTGGGTGTTGAATTTGCAGGAACAGGATTTTACGCGGATATTGCCCGATATTCAGGCAGGCAAGAACCATGCCGAACGTGTGTTTCGCGATTTTGCTGGACAGGATATTTTGCAGCCTGCCGCGATGGAACGTTATTTTGAATACTATTTTTACCAGCGCAGCGATGAAATGGTTTATCAAATAGGAACAAAGGGGGAAGATAATTTATTGAATTTATTAAGTGATAATTGTCGCAACAAAGGCGCATCAGATAAAAAAAGCGGTATGTTAAAAAATCATCTTTTAAGAAAAAATGATTTTTATCCTTTATTAATGCAGTCATTCAAAAGTGCGGGACGGGCTTTCCAAGCCATTGACGCGCCGACCCGCGCCGTGATTGTGCCGTATGGCGAAGGCAGGGATTTGATTGCTTCGCTTTGTGGCGAATGGGACCCGAAAGAAATGTACCGCACGCTGGCTAAAGCGCAGCGCTACAGTGTGAATGTGTTTCCGAATGTGTGGAAACAACTGCAAGAAAATCAAGCCTTGCAAGAGGTGCAGGCAGGTTTGGGCATTTATTATTTGAAAGACGGGCATTACACCGATGAATACGGCTTGTCGGTGGATGAAACCGGCATCATGCCTACATACACTTTTTAG
- the cas5c gene encoding type I-C CRISPR-associated protein Cas5c, which yields MNSTITFRVWGRQALFTDPVTKIGGEKFSYQVPTYEAVKGILKSIYWKPTLIWHIDKIRVMKPIRTQSKSIKPRQWESPKGIDHTLAIYTFLQDVEYQVQAHFTWNEYWQELKDDRNLGKHMAIAKRMLEHGGRQDIFLGTRDCQGYVEPCEFGSPSRDGKAGFFDGYGNLDFGLMFHSFGYPEETGKPELVSRFWMANMQDGVIEFPSIDDTEGRLKTRFIRKMQPEKPFKRGENVKPVEDEAKELEL from the coding sequence ATGAACAGCACAATCACTTTCCGCGTATGGGGGCGGCAAGCGTTGTTTACCGATCCCGTTACCAAAATTGGCGGCGAAAAATTCAGCTATCAAGTGCCGACTTACGAAGCGGTAAAAGGCATTTTGAAAAGTATTTATTGGAAACCCACTTTGATTTGGCACATCGATAAAATCCGTGTCATGAAGCCGATTCGTACGCAAAGTAAATCCATCAAACCAAGGCAATGGGAATCACCAAAAGGTATCGATCATACGCTTGCGATTTACACCTTTCTGCAAGATGTGGAATATCAAGTACAAGCACATTTTACTTGGAACGAATACTGGCAAGAACTCAAAGACGACCGCAATCTCGGCAAACATATGGCGATTGCGAAACGGATGCTGGAGCACGGCGGACGACAGGATATTTTCTTGGGCACACGCGATTGTCAGGGCTATGTGGAGCCGTGCGAATTTGGCAGCCCAAGTCGAGATGGAAAAGCAGGCTTTTTCGATGGATACGGCAACTTGGATTTCGGTCTGATGTTCCACAGCTTCGGCTATCCTGAAGAAACTGGAAAGCCCGAATTGGTCAGCCGTTTTTGGATGGCGAATATGCAAGACGGTGTAATTGAGTTTCCAAGCATCGACGATACAGAAGGTCGTCTGAAAACCCGATTTATCCGTAAAATGCAGCCTGAAAAACCGTTTAAGCGCGGCGAAAATGTCAAGCCTGTGGAAGACGAAGCCAAGGAGCTGGAATTATGA
- the cas8c gene encoding type I-C CRISPR-associated protein Cas8c/Csd1 translates to MSWMQKLYQTYNEVEKSADLLDLDKETLAPLWHSPQTAHIKIVLSADGDFISAEVLPDKTIVMLPVTEDSEGRTSGYRPHALCDSIQYVAKDLGHIGKEKIQIETTDKKGNKKLKEKTIECATFDLYIKQLDAWCMDMETKNPKVLAIQKYVHKGTVLADLIKAKVVPIDSSGKLLESWSKKDGDIQDKPKLLDVLGQNPEIRKALVIWSVQTHDLVSETWKDKEVQQSWSKHYQDTLISRFCSVTGKEQKIRESHPAKLTYSGDKAKLISSNDKTGFTYLGRFEEANQAVAISAEVSHKAHAALRWLIERQGIRNDNQVTVVWATRFANADEDKVLSLPYRAETDIYAALFAEDNINEAADFGFDAAKIMKKRLYGYRAKLQDNDQISLLVLDGTSPGKGRAALTYYQECLPKDYFANLDAWIDDFSWYQRYKPKEGKPWLFVAPSIERIADTILSKSELEDKSKKAKKQLYARLLPVIAGGKNVPIPYDLVQKSFQTACNPNGSEYWEWQRNIGVACALYKGWYVRHHDLDLSERKTYFMSLEKTNQSRDYLYGRLLAQAESLEWYALYLQNGKKAPTRATNAERYFQQFAQRPYSTWLNIESVKLVPYKNYLTSLEKDFYKQAIGEIMDLFENDDFMCDDKLSGEFLLGYHCQKMEINRQIAERKAAKAKQKKTETAK, encoded by the coding sequence ATGAGCTGGATGCAGAAATTGTATCAGACATATAACGAAGTTGAAAAAAGTGCTGATTTATTAGACTTAGATAAAGAAACTCTTGCGCCACTATGGCATAGTCCGCAAACCGCACATATCAAAATTGTTTTGAGTGCTGATGGTGATTTTATTTCCGCTGAAGTATTACCAGACAAAACAATAGTGATGCTGCCTGTAACGGAAGATTCTGAAGGGCGTACAAGCGGCTATAGACCCCATGCATTATGTGACAGTATCCAATATGTTGCAAAGGATTTGGGCCATATAGGCAAAGAAAAAATTCAAATCGAGACAACAGATAAGAAAGGAAATAAAAAACTTAAAGAAAAGACTATAGAGTGCGCAACCTTTGACTTATATATAAAGCAATTGGATGCGTGGTGTATGGATATGGAGACGAAAAATCCTAAAGTTCTTGCCATACAGAAATATGTACACAAAGGAACGGTTTTAGCGGATTTGATTAAAGCAAAAGTGGTGCCGATAGACAGCAGTGGAAAACTTTTGGAATCTTGGAGTAAGAAAGACGGCGATATACAAGATAAACCTAAATTATTGGATGTGTTGGGACAAAATCCCGAAATTCGCAAAGCTTTAGTTATTTGGTCGGTGCAAACACATGATTTGGTTTCTGAAACTTGGAAAGATAAAGAGGTTCAACAAAGTTGGAGCAAACATTATCAAGATACTCTGATCAGTCGATTTTGTTCAGTAACTGGTAAAGAACAGAAAATCCGCGAGAGTCACCCTGCTAAGTTAACTTATTCAGGTGATAAAGCAAAACTTATTTCTTCTAATGACAAAACAGGTTTTACTTATTTAGGTCGTTTTGAAGAGGCTAATCAAGCAGTTGCCATATCTGCCGAAGTTTCACATAAGGCGCATGCTGCATTACGCTGGTTAATCGAACGTCAAGGTATCCGCAATGATAATCAAGTAACTGTTGTATGGGCAACCAGATTTGCGAATGCTGATGAGGATAAAGTCTTGTCTTTACCGTATCGGGCTGAAACAGATATTTATGCTGCATTATTTGCCGAGGATAATATTAATGAAGCTGCTGATTTTGGTTTTGATGCGGCAAAGATCATGAAGAAAAGGTTGTACGGATATAGAGCAAAATTGCAAGACAATGATCAGATATCCTTACTTGTTTTAGATGGAACAAGTCCAGGGAAGGGGCGTGCTGCATTAACTTACTATCAAGAGTGCTTACCTAAAGATTATTTTGCTAACCTAGATGCCTGGATAGACGACTTTTCTTGGTATCAACGTTATAAGCCTAAAGAAGGTAAACCTTGGTTATTTGTAGCCCCATCTATAGAGCGTATTGCAGATACGATTCTTAGCAAATCTGAATTGGAGGATAAGAGTAAGAAAGCCAAAAAACAACTCTACGCCCGTTTGCTTCCCGTAATTGCCGGCGGAAAAAATGTGCCGATTCCTTATGATTTGGTGCAAAAAAGTTTTCAGACTGCTTGCAATCCCAACGGCAGCGAATATTGGGAGTGGCAACGAAATATCGGCGTTGCCTGCGCTTTATACAAAGGTTGGTATGTCCGTCATCACGATTTAGATTTATCAGAAAGGAAAACTTACTTTATGAGTTTAGAAAAAACAAATCAGTCGCGCGACTATTTATATGGGCGCTTGCTTGCACAAGCAGAAAGTTTGGAGTGGTATGCCTTATATTTGCAAAATGGCAAAAAAGCACCTACTCGAGCAACCAATGCAGAGCGCTATTTTCAACAATTTGCACAGCGCCCTTATAGCACATGGCTAAATATTGAAAGTGTCAAACTTGTGCCATATAAAAACTATTTGACCAGCTTGGAAAAAGATTTTTATAAACAAGCTATTGGAGAAATTATGGATCTATTCGAAAACGATGACTTTATGTGCGATGATAAATTAAGCGGTGAATTTCTGCTTGGATATCATTGCCAAAAAATGGAAATCAACCGACAAATTGCTGAGCGTAAAGCTGCCAAGGCCAAGCAAAAGAAAACCGAAACCGCTAAATAA
- the cas7c gene encoding type I-C CRISPR-associated protein Cas7/Csd2, which translates to MSLTKKIDFALIIGVQNANPNGDPLNGNRPRADFFNIGEITDVCLKRKIRDRLQENGEVIFVQSDEKKTDGMTSLKNRAESEEFGLGKSAFEFKKGDKDKNKKKDQTKSAACAKWFDVRTFGQVFAFGKGQNEDGVSIPIRGPVTIQSAFSVQPIRIIDNQIVKSVDSDDTEGKKARMGMKYRIDKGIYVAFGAMSPQLAERTGFSDDDAEKIKAVLTKLFEGDASSARPEGSMQVLKLIWWEHNSKAGQYSSAKVHGKLKEIIEEKIKNKSIDGLIGDITEEKLTVTGNGASLKPEILDGF; encoded by the coding sequence ATGAGCTTAACCAAAAAAATCGATTTCGCCTTAATTATCGGTGTACAAAATGCCAATCCCAACGGAGATCCTTTAAATGGCAACCGCCCGCGTGCTGATTTTTTTAATATCGGTGAGATAACAGATGTTTGCTTAAAGAGAAAAATTCGTGATCGCTTGCAAGAAAATGGGGAAGTTATTTTCGTACAATCAGATGAAAAGAAAACTGACGGGATGACGAGCTTAAAAAATCGTGCTGAATCAGAAGAGTTTGGTTTAGGTAAGAGTGCTTTTGAATTTAAAAAAGGTGATAAAGATAAGAATAAGAAAAAGGATCAAACGAAAAGTGCAGCATGTGCAAAATGGTTTGATGTGCGAACCTTTGGGCAGGTATTTGCGTTTGGGAAAGGTCAGAATGAAGATGGTGTCTCTATTCCTATCCGAGGGCCGGTTACTATTCAATCTGCTTTTAGTGTTCAACCAATACGCATCATTGATAATCAAATTGTGAAAAGTGTTGATAGCGATGATACTGAAGGAAAAAAAGCAAGAATGGGTATGAAATACCGTATAGATAAAGGTATTTACGTCGCCTTCGGCGCCATGTCGCCACAACTTGCCGAGCGCACCGGCTTTTCAGACGACGATGCCGAAAAAATCAAAGCCGTTCTCACCAAACTCTTTGAAGGCGACGCATCATCTGCCCGCCCCGAAGGCAGCATGCAGGTGCTGAAACTTATCTGGTGGGAACATAACAGCAAAGCAGGGCAATATTCTTCCGCTAAAGTGCATGGTAAGTTAAAAGAAATTATTGAAGAAAAAATAAAAAATAAATCCATTGATGGATTGATTGGGGACATAACCGAAGAAAAACTTACCGTTACGGGAAATGGAGCGTCATTGAAACCCGAAATCCTTGATGGTTTTTAA
- the cas4 gene encoding CRISPR-associated protein Cas4, with protein MTALLTETQGENQDTHLIPLSALQHYAFCPRQCALIHNEQAWAENYLTAEGKALHERVDSGEPETRKGVRFERTVHVSAEKLGISGVLDLVEVDTKTGRLKPVEYKRGKPKPDPMDEIQLCAQGLCLEEMTGQTVSEGALWYMQTRHRVPVVFSDDLRAQTLATIAAVRELLGSGLTPPPNYGKRCKACSLVEICQPELLGKRDRSVGYVAGLFGED; from the coding sequence ATGACCGCACTTTTAACCGAAACCCAAGGGGAAAATCAGGATACGCACCTGATTCCCCTTTCCGCCCTGCAACACTACGCCTTCTGCCCGCGCCAATGTGCGTTGATTCACAACGAGCAGGCGTGGGCGGAGAATTATTTGACCGCGGAGGGAAAGGCGCTGCATGAGCGGGTGGATTCGGGCGAGCCGGAAACGCGCAAGGGCGTGCGCTTTGAGCGGACAGTGCATGTGTCGGCGGAGAAACTGGGCATCAGCGGCGTGTTGGATTTGGTGGAAGTGGATACGAAAACAGGTCGTCTGAAACCCGTGGAATACAAACGCGGCAAACCCAAACCCGACCCGATGGACGAAATCCAGCTTTGCGCCCAAGGTTTGTGTTTGGAAGAAATGACGGGGCAAACCGTCTCTGAGGGCGCGCTGTGGTATATGCAAACCCGCCACCGCGTCCCCGTCGTGTTTTCAGACGACCTGCGCGCCCAAACCCTCGCCACCATCGCCGCCGTGCGCGAACTCTTGGGCAGTGGACTAACCCCGCCGCCCAACTACGGCAAACGCTGCAAAGCCTGCTCGCTGGTGGAGATTTGCCAGCCGGAGTTGCTGGGGAAACGGGATAGGAGTGTGGGGTATGTGGCGGGGTTGTTTGGGGAAGATTAA
- a CDS encoding RNA-directed DNA polymerase produces the protein MSRKSILELNANEARQFFLKHESYCNIDLPKYFSFSELLEKISNEYSGKSLGDFSDKKKMTNLDDVNYLLYANKDGKLSWRPLQIINPLVYVALIHKITEQKNWKKIQARFKNFSKNEKIKCLSIPVQSENKQSDKAQQISNWWEQVEQQSILLSLEYDYVFDTDVADCYGSIYTHSIAWAVDGRKKAKNNRKNNLLGNFIDATIQNAQYGQTNGIPQGSVLMDFIAEIVLGYIDLILTIALKKCKVKQYQILRYRDDYRIFVCNSNDGEMLLKLLSEIMMPFGFKLNSSKTKGSQDVITQSIKKDKLAWLAIPQNNRISLQKQLLLIRQHSINHANSGSLNTALNKFDKQIERIRNKKGKVHNIEQLISIATDIAYHNPKVIPVCCAIISKLLSELDDSKQISLLVHRKLSRMPNSGFAQIWLQRMLKDNLSEFKFSEKICELQNSQISLWNYSWAKGRNMLNILNNTSIFLQAEFDKLDNIIPNNEIDLFDY, from the coding sequence ATGAGTCGAAAAAGCATTTTAGAACTGAACGCTAATGAAGCAAGGCAATTCTTTTTGAAACATGAAAGCTATTGCAACATTGATTTACCTAAATATTTTTCATTCTCTGAATTATTAGAGAAAATATCTAATGAATATTCAGGGAAATCGTTGGGAGATTTTTCAGACAAAAAGAAAATGACGAATTTAGATGATGTGAATTATCTTTTATATGCCAATAAAGATGGGAAATTATCATGGAGACCATTGCAGATCATAAATCCTCTAGTATATGTGGCATTAATACATAAAATTACTGAACAGAAAAATTGGAAAAAAATACAGGCAAGATTTAAGAATTTTAGTAAAAATGAAAAAATAAAATGTTTAAGCATACCTGTTCAATCGGAAAATAAACAATCTGACAAAGCTCAGCAAATTTCAAATTGGTGGGAACAAGTAGAACAGCAGTCTATTTTGCTCTCATTGGAGTATGACTACGTTTTTGATACAGATGTAGCAGATTGTTATGGTTCAATTTATACACACTCTATTGCCTGGGCTGTTGATGGAAGAAAAAAAGCTAAAAATAATCGAAAAAATAATTTGCTTGGCAATTTTATAGATGCAACCATACAAAATGCCCAGTATGGGCAGACTAATGGTATTCCACAAGGCTCGGTGTTGATGGACTTTATAGCTGAGATTGTCTTAGGTTATATAGATTTGATTCTCACAATAGCGCTAAAAAAATGTAAAGTTAAGCAGTATCAGATTTTACGTTATCGTGATGATTATCGAATTTTTGTTTGCAATTCTAATGATGGTGAGATGCTTCTGAAATTGCTTTCCGAAATTATGATGCCTTTTGGATTCAAGTTGAATTCGAGCAAAACCAAAGGAAGTCAAGATGTTATTACTCAATCGATAAAAAAGGACAAACTGGCTTGGTTAGCTATTCCTCAAAATAATAGAATCAGTTTACAAAAGCAACTTCTACTTATTAGACAGCATAGTATTAATCATGCTAATTCTGGTAGTTTAAATACCGCATTAAATAAATTTGATAAACAGATAGAGAGAATTAGAAATAAAAAAGGAAAGGTGCATAATATAGAGCAGCTTATTAGTATTGCAACAGATATTGCATACCATAATCCGAAAGTAATACCAGTGTGTTGCGCAATCATTAGTAAACTACTTTCAGAATTGGACGATAGCAAGCAAATATCTTTATTGGTTCATAGAAAATTAAGTAGAATGCCTAATTCAGGATTTGCACAGATTTGGTTGCAAAGAATGTTGAAAGATAATTTAAGTGAATTTAAGTTTTCTGAAAAAATATGTGAATTACAGAATAGCCAGATA